From the Spiroplasma alleghenense genome, one window contains:
- a CDS encoding rod shape-determining protein has product MIKPDSAAFISLDLGTSNILAYVAGQGIVYDQPSLMAYDSSTNELICLGNEAYDMVGKTHEGIRMVTPLVDGVIADLEAASDLLKHIFGRLRMMNSWKNSVVLLACPSGVTELEREALKMVAKDMGAELVLIEEEAKMSALGAGINIDLPQGNLVLDIGGGTTDVAILSAGEIVVSKSLKNAGNFFDEEIRKYVRSEYNISIGKKSAESVKKEIGSLVKYPAERSMQVYGRDIVSGLPKEAKISSEEVRNVLLNSFSKITDLLIELLEETPPELAGDIMRNGITICGGGALIRNIEKYFIDIFQIPAKIAKEPLGCVIEGTKIFEKTVRRRLENGQYTKDEKSFLSF; this is encoded by the coding sequence ATGATTAAACCAGATAGCGCCGCCTTTATTTCTTTAGATTTAGGAACATCAAACATTCTTGCTTATGTTGCTGGTCAAGGAATCGTGTACGATCAACCGTCATTAATGGCTTATGATTCTTCAACAAATGAATTAATTTGTTTAGGAAACGAAGCTTACGACATGGTTGGAAAAACTCACGAAGGTATTAGAATGGTAACTCCTCTAGTTGATGGAGTTATCGCAGACTTAGAAGCTGCATCAGATCTACTAAAACACATTTTTGGTAGATTAAGAATGATGAATTCATGAAAAAACTCAGTTGTCCTATTGGCTTGTCCAAGTGGAGTTACTGAATTGGAACGTGAAGCATTAAAAATGGTTGCCAAAGATATGGGAGCTGAATTAGTATTAATTGAAGAAGAAGCTAAAATGTCTGCTCTAGGAGCAGGGATTAACATTGATTTACCACAAGGTAACTTAGTATTAGACATCGGTGGGGGAACTACTGACGTTGCTATTTTATCAGCTGGAGAAATCGTTGTTTCTAAATCACTTAAAAACGCAGGAAACTTCTTTGATGAAGAAATCCGCAAATACGTACGTTCTGAGTACAACATTTCAATCGGTAAAAAAAGTGCTGAGAGTGTTAAAAAAGAAATTGGATCACTTGTTAAGTATCCAGCAGAAAGATCAATGCAAGTTTACGGACGTGACATTGTTTCTGGATTACCAAAAGAAGCTAAAATTTCTTCAGAAGAAGTACGTAACGTTTTACTAAACTCATTTAGTAAAATTACAGATTTATTAATTGAATTGCTTGAGGAAACTCCACCAGAATTAGCTGGAGATATCATGAGAAATGGTATCACTATTTGTGGAGGGGGAGCATTAATTAGAAATATTGAAAAATATTTCATTGATATTTTCCAAATCCCAGCAAAAATCGCTAAAGAACCTTTAGGTTGTGTAATCGAAGGAACTAAGATTTTTGAAAAAACAGTAAGAAGACGTTTAGAAAACGGACAGTATACTAAAGACGAAAAAAGTTTTCTTTCATTCTAA
- a CDS encoding rod shape-determining protein — MALVAAKKSNKPTFVSMDLGTANTLVYITGQGIVYNEPSIVAYRIKENKIVAVGEEAYKMIGKGNKTIRVVRPMVDGVITDIRATEAQLRYIFAKLRIAKTLKNSIMLLACPSVITELEKTALKKIAMNLGAVQVFVEEEVKMAALGGGVNIYAPTGNLIVDMGGGTTDIAVLASGDIVLSKSIKVAGNYLNDECQKFIRSQYGLEIGSKTAESIKVNVGSLSKYPDERRMKVYGRDVVSGLPREIEITPEEIREVLKVPVSRIIDLTVQVLEDTPPELAGDIFRNGITLCGGGALIKGIDKYFADTLQLPTKIGEQPLLAVINGTKKFESEIFEIIKAQRNHSEVSY; from the coding sequence ATGGCATTAGTAGCTGCTAAAAAAAGCAATAAACCTACATTCGTATCAATGGATTTAGGTACTGCTAACACTTTAGTTTATATTACAGGACAAGGAATCGTTTACAACGAACCTTCAATCGTGGCATATAGAATTAAAGAAAATAAAATCGTTGCTGTAGGGGAAGAAGCTTACAAAATGATCGGTAAAGGAAACAAAACAATCCGTGTGGTTAGACCAATGGTTGATGGAGTTATTACTGATATTCGTGCAACAGAAGCACAATTAAGATACATTTTTGCAAAATTAAGAATTGCAAAAACTTTAAAAAACTCAATTATGTTATTAGCATGTCCTTCAGTTATTACTGAATTGGAAAAAACTGCTCTTAAAAAAATCGCAATGAACTTAGGAGCTGTTCAAGTTTTCGTTGAAGAAGAAGTTAAAATGGCTGCCTTAGGTGGAGGGGTAAATATTTACGCTCCAACAGGGAACCTAATCGTTGATATGGGTGGGGGAACTACTGATATTGCAGTTCTTGCATCAGGAGATATCGTTTTATCAAAATCTATTAAAGTTGCAGGGAACTACTTAAATGATGAATGTCAAAAATTCATCCGTTCACAATACGGTCTAGAAATTGGATCAAAAACTGCTGAATCAATCAAAGTTAACGTAGGGTCATTATCAAAATACCCAGACGAAAGACGTATGAAAGTTTACGGACGTGATGTTGTTTCAGGATTACCAAGAGAAATCGAAATCACACCAGAAGAAATCCGTGAAGTATTAAAAGTACCAGTATCAAGAATTATTGACTTAACTGTACAAGTATTAGAAGATACTCCACCAGAATTAGCTGGAGATATTTTCAGAAATGGTATTACTTTATGTGGTGGGGGAGCATTAATCAAAGGTATTGATAAATACTTCGCTGATACTCTACAATTACCAACAAAAATTGGTGAACAACCATTATTAGCCGTAATTAACGGAACTAAAAAATTCGAATCAGAAATTTTTGAAATTATCAAAGCGCAAAGAAATCACTCTGAAGTTTCATATTAG
- a CDS encoding rod shape-determining protein: protein MNENVFISLDLGTSNVLAYVAGQGIVYNEPSIMAYDNRTNSLVALGNEAYEMVGKTHEGIRMVVPIRDGVISDMDATSDLLKSIFARLRMTNSWKNSVVLLACPSGVTELERDALKKVAMQMGAELVIVEEEVKMAAIGAGLNVDLPVGNLVLDIGGGTTDAALIASGEVVVSKSLRIAGTSFDQEIQKYVRSEYNISIGDKTAENLKKQIGSLVKYPGERVMQIYGRDIVSGLPKEARITSEEVRNVLLNAFSKITDLLIEVLEATPPELAGDIMKLGITICGGGALIRNVDKYFFDIFQIPTRIAPDPLNCVIEGTKIFQKTVERRLENGMYTKQKMKDFF, encoded by the coding sequence ATGAACGAAAATGTGTTTATTTCATTAGACTTAGGAACATCAAATGTTTTAGCTTACGTAGCAGGTCAAGGAATCGTTTACAACGAACCTTCAATTATGGCTTACGATAACCGAACAAACTCTTTGGTCGCATTAGGTAATGAAGCTTATGAAATGGTTGGGAAAACTCACGAAGGAATTAGAATGGTAGTTCCAATTCGTGATGGAGTTATCTCAGACATGGATGCAACCTCTGATTTACTAAAAAGTATTTTTGCAAGACTTCGTATGACTAATTCTTGAAAAAACTCAGTTGTACTATTGGCTTGTCCAAGTGGAGTTACTGAATTAGAGCGTGATGCTTTAAAGAAAGTGGCAATGCAAATGGGAGCTGAGCTTGTTATTGTTGAAGAAGAAGTTAAAATGGCAGCAATTGGAGCTGGATTAAACGTTGATTTACCAGTTGGTAACTTAGTGTTAGACATCGGTGGGGGAACTACTGATGCGGCACTAATTGCTTCAGGAGAAGTTGTTGTTTCAAAATCATTGAGAATTGCTGGAACTTCTTTTGACCAAGAGATTCAAAAATATGTTCGTTCAGAATACAACATTTCAATTGGAGATAAAACTGCTGAAAACCTTAAAAAACAAATCGGTTCATTAGTTAAATACCCAGGTGAACGTGTGATGCAAATTTATGGTCGTGATATTGTTTCAGGATTACCAAAAGAAGCTCGCATTACATCAGAGGAAGTACGTAACGTTTTACTAAATGCATTTAGTAAAATTACTGATTTATTAATTGAAGTTCTAGAAGCAACTCCACCAGAATTAGCTGGGGATATAATGAAACTGGGTATTACAATTTGTGGAGGGGGAGCATTAATTAGAAATGTTGATAAATATTTCTTTGATATCTTCCAAATCCCAACTCGTATTGCACCAGATCCATTAAATTGTGTAATTGAAGGAACAAAGATTTTCCAAAAAACTGTTGAACGTCGTCTTGAAAACGGAATGTACACTAAACAAAAAATGAAAGACTTTTTCTAA
- a CDS encoding rod shape-determining protein — protein MKLEERQFISLDLGTSNVLAYVSKKGVVYNEPSIMAYDNLTNTLIALGYDAYEMVGKTNENTRMVVPIKDGIIADMEAAKDLLKNIFNKLKMMDIWKGSVVLLACPSGVTELERDALKLVAMDLGAEMVVVEEEVKLAAIGAGININLPKGNVVIDIGGGTTDVAILASGEVVASKSIKIAGTSFDEDIKKYIRSEYNVNIGSKSAENVKIQLGSLGKYNAERSMSVYGRDIVSGLPKEALVSAEEIRNVLINSFSKITDLFIELLETTPPELAGDIIKNGIILCGGGSMIRNVEKYFSDIFSIPCKVAKDPLLAVINGSKELEKQIFTKIENGFYGKNGQKLKQINKFM, from the coding sequence ATGAAATTAGAAGAAAGACAATTCATTTCCCTTGATTTGGGAACATCAAATGTTTTAGCGTATGTTTCAAAAAAAGGTGTTGTTTATAACGAACCTTCAATCATGGCTTATGACAATTTAACCAATACACTAATTGCATTGGGATATGATGCTTATGAAATGGTTGGAAAAACAAACGAAAACACTAGAATGGTAGTTCCAATTAAAGACGGAATTATTGCTGATATGGAAGCAGCAAAAGATTTACTGAAAAATATTTTTAATAAACTTAAAATGATGGATATTTGAAAAGGCTCAGTAGTTTTACTAGCTTGTCCAAGTGGAGTAACTGAACTTGAAAGAGATGCTTTAAAATTAGTAGCAATGGACTTAGGAGCGGAAATGGTAGTAGTTGAGGAAGAAGTTAAACTAGCTGCAATTGGAGCTGGAATTAACATCAACTTACCCAAAGGAAACGTTGTAATTGATATCGGAGGAGGAACTACTGATGTGGCTATTTTAGCTTCAGGAGAAGTGGTTGCTTCAAAATCAATCAAAATTGCTGGAACTTCATTTGATGAAGACATCAAAAAATATATTCGTTCAGAATACAATGTTAACATTGGAAGCAAATCTGCTGAAAATGTTAAGATTCAATTAGGATCACTTGGAAAATACAACGCTGAAAGATCTATGTCAGTTTATGGTCGTGATATTGTTTCGGGATTACCAAAAGAAGCACTTGTAAGTGCTGAGGAAATCAGAAACGTGTTGATAAATTCATTTAGTAAAATTACTGATTTATTTATCGAACTTTTAGAAACAACACCACCAGAATTAGCTGGAGATATCATTAAAAACGGTATTATTTTATGTGGTGGAGGAAGTATGATTAGAAATGTTGAGAAATACTTCTCAGACATCTTCTCAATCCCATGTAAAGTAGCAAAAGATCCATTATTGGCTGTAATTAACGGTTCAAAAGAATTAGAAAAACAAATTTTCACAAAAATTGAAAACGGTTTCTACGGTAAAAATGGTCAAAA